One region of Chlorobiota bacterium genomic DNA includes:
- a CDS encoding efflux RND transporter periplasmic adaptor subunit, whose amino-acid sequence MAETRTNRRPPKKKSRTGLIVGIVLAVLLGGSIAAMLLRDSDGEGIVVETEKVQRRDITQTVYGRGTIDPETQLVISSEVSGEIVFLGAKEGDVVQKGQVLVKINPQSMLAQQAESEAAISAAQARLASAKAGLLRQQTELARVQQLFDKNLSTRQELDNAKSQVQISEAEVDAAGFTVDQARANARMVRESLNKTTIRAPISGTIVKLNSKVGEKVVGAIQMTGTEIMTIADLSVIESVVDVSENDVVQVKLGDTATVEVDAIANEKFQAYVSQIANSPKQTGLGTTDQVTNFEVRVRFVNPDPRLRPGMTATATVKTATAKNVLSVPLQSVTTRDENKEEDSIRAAEQKERNVKNLKLASKKEEKAEPMVFVKSGDTVVARKVEYGIRDDQYYEIKSGLNEGEEVVSGGYKAISKDLENGSKVRIELESEKNKKKGEKK is encoded by the coding sequence ATGGCCGAGACCAGAACAAACCGCCGACCTCCAAAAAAGAAAAGCCGCACCGGATTGATCGTTGGCATTGTCCTTGCCGTGCTGCTTGGCGGCTCCATTGCTGCCATGCTGCTTCGCGATAGCGATGGAGAAGGAATCGTGGTGGAAACCGAAAAGGTCCAACGCCGCGACATCACCCAAACCGTCTATGGCCGCGGAACCATTGACCCCGAAACCCAGCTTGTTATCTCCTCCGAAGTCAGTGGCGAGATTGTCTTCCTGGGGGCGAAGGAAGGGGACGTTGTCCAGAAAGGGCAGGTGCTGGTGAAGATCAACCCGCAATCCATGCTTGCCCAGCAAGCGGAATCGGAGGCGGCAATCTCCGCAGCGCAAGCGCGACTTGCTTCGGCAAAGGCTGGGTTGCTTCGCCAGCAAACGGAGCTTGCACGGGTCCAACAATTGTTCGACAAAAATCTTTCCACCCGGCAGGAGCTGGACAACGCAAAGTCGCAGGTCCAAATCTCCGAAGCCGAGGTGGATGCCGCTGGGTTCACCGTGGACCAAGCCCGCGCAAACGCACGCATGGTCCGCGAGTCGCTGAACAAAACCACCATCCGCGCCCCAATCAGTGGGACCATTGTGAAGCTGAACAGCAAGGTTGGGGAGAAAGTCGTTGGAGCAATCCAGATGACCGGGACCGAAATCATGACCATTGCCGATTTAAGCGTGATTGAATCCGTGGTGGATGTCTCCGAAAATGACGTGGTCCAGGTGAAGCTGGGCGACACCGCCACCGTGGAGGTTGATGCCATTGCCAACGAGAAGTTCCAAGCCTACGTCAGCCAAATCGCCAACTCGCCAAAGCAAACCGGATTGGGGACCACGGACCAAGTGACCAACTTCGAGGTGCGCGTCCGTTTCGTGAACCCGGACCCACGGCTGCGGCCCGGCATGACCGCCACCGCAACGGTAAAAACCGCAACCGCCAAGAACGTCCTTTCTGTGCCGCTGCAATCGGTGACGACGCGTGATGAGAACAAGGAAGAAGACTCCATCCGCGCCGCCGAACAGAAAGAACGGAACGTGAAGAACCTGAAGCTGGCATCGAAGAAGGAAGAAAAAGCGGAGCCGATGGTGTTCGTGAAATCTGGCGACACGGTGGTTGCACGCAAGGTGGAGTATGGCATCCGCGACGACCAATATTACGAGATCAAAAGCGGGTTGAACGAGGGTGAGGAAGTTGTCA
- a CDS encoding S8 family peptidase, whose protein sequence is MIRTLLLGLFFACVLLAPPATLSQDSLRYYRLYLKDKGAGITFRYLSPGDPLYPQATAHLTPRALQRRAKVLPENQRVSTDDLPIYQPYLDAIGSTGAEIAQQSRWLNSVMVRTDSATYQKLLALPFLDSIRTARTLQPMPNPFGKSTARTHDDAPHAKAGECITNQYGLATTQNVVMGFDQAHQMGIAGEGVLIGVMDAGFDWRNHLALRNANVIGERDFVYGDSSTYDLPGEVNSEGHGTIVASTIAGYLPGKFIGGAPRATFLFARTEDIRRERNIEEDHYVAGLEWLESQGVDITNASLGYTTFDPPEQNHTYAELDGKTAFASRGINKAATLGVLCVNAAGNDGAKSWRYVGVPAEADSAVAVAAVDSAGQIAAFSSRGFRGRGLKPDVAAMGVKVFGADASDTARITSAQGTSLASPLATAAAALLLSARPDLKPWEVRQLLTSTADHATSPDTAYGYGLINVGRALLKLSQQKPFIGFPKAGYANGRLAVIGWVSAPHAAGTEATARPITLQAVNPATGEQWEAQAIPPYSGIAQWNLDLPNLGKTPGGDSLVLTFTLGTEVLRTTGLRIEGEAATPASFLCGEVVPTQTIITNAAPNPLRGQTTITFSIERDTHVALRVFNTLGQQVATLIDAQLPAGRHSVRFNPAGLPSGAYHYSLVAGSEASSAPLIYLP, encoded by the coding sequence ATGATCCGCACACTACTGCTGGGATTGTTCTTCGCCTGCGTCCTTCTTGCGCCGCCGGCAACCCTTTCCCAAGACTCGCTCCGCTACTACCGTTTGTACCTGAAGGATAAAGGGGCTGGGATAACGTTCCGCTATCTATCACCCGGGGATCCGCTGTACCCGCAAGCCACCGCGCACCTTACCCCACGGGCATTGCAACGCCGCGCAAAAGTGCTGCCGGAAAACCAGCGCGTCAGCACCGACGATCTGCCGATCTACCAGCCCTACCTTGACGCGATTGGAAGCACCGGGGCGGAAATCGCACAGCAAAGCCGCTGGCTGAACAGCGTGATGGTCCGCACCGATTCGGCAACGTACCAGAAGCTGCTGGCCCTTCCGTTCCTTGATTCAATCCGAACAGCGCGGACGCTGCAGCCCATGCCGAACCCCTTCGGCAAATCCACAGCCCGAACCCACGACGATGCCCCGCACGCCAAGGCTGGCGAGTGCATCACCAACCAATACGGGCTGGCCACAACCCAGAACGTGGTGATGGGATTCGACCAAGCCCACCAAATGGGAATTGCAGGGGAAGGGGTCCTGATTGGAGTGATGGATGCTGGCTTCGACTGGCGCAACCACCTTGCGCTGCGGAACGCCAACGTGATTGGCGAGCGCGACTTTGTTTATGGCGACTCCAGCACGTACGACCTTCCGGGCGAGGTCAATTCCGAGGGGCACGGAACCATTGTTGCCAGCACCATTGCGGGCTACTTGCCGGGGAAATTTATCGGCGGCGCGCCGCGGGCAACGTTCCTGTTTGCCCGCACCGAGGACATCCGCCGCGAACGGAATATTGAGGAAGATCATTACGTGGCGGGGTTGGAGTGGCTGGAATCGCAAGGGGTGGATATCACCAACGCCTCGCTTGGCTACACCACGTTCGACCCACCAGAGCAAAACCACACCTATGCCGAGCTTGACGGAAAGACTGCGTTTGCTTCGCGGGGCATCAACAAGGCCGCAACGCTTGGGGTGCTGTGCGTCAACGCCGCAGGGAACGACGGCGCAAAAAGTTGGCGATACGTGGGCGTTCCTGCCGAAGCCGATTCGGCAGTGGCCGTTGCCGCCGTTGACTCGGCTGGCCAGATTGCAGCGTTCAGCAGCCGTGGGTTTCGCGGAAGGGGGCTGAAACCTGATGTTGCCGCAATGGGGGTGAAAGTGTTTGGGGCCGACGCTTCCGACACCGCACGCATCACCTCGGCCCAGGGGACCTCACTTGCTTCGCCGTTGGCCACTGCCGCCGCCGCGCTCCTTCTTTCAGCCCGCCCCGATCTGAAGCCGTGGGAGGTTCGCCAGCTGCTTACCAGCACCGCGGACCACGCAACGTCCCCCGACACCGCCTACGGCTACGGCCTTATCAACGTGGGGCGCGCACTGCTGAAGTTAAGCCAGCAAAAACCGTTTATTGGATTCCCAAAAGCGGGCTACGCCAACGGGCGGCTGGCGGTTATCGGATGGGTTAGCGCGCCGCACGCCGCCGGAACCGAAGCCACCGCCCGGCCAATAACCCTGCAAGCCGTGAACCCCGCAACCGGGGAGCAATGGGAAGCCCAAGCAATCCCGCCGTACTCCGGAATCGCTCAATGGAATTTGGACCTGCCAAACCTGGGCAAAACGCCCGGCGGCGACTCGCTGGTGCTGACCTTCACGTTGGGCACCGAGGTGCTTCGCACAACCGGGCTACGGATTGAAGGGGAAGCGGCCACGCCAGCAAGTTTCCTGTGTGGAGAGGTGGTTCCAACCCAGACGATAATCACGAACGCCGCGCCGAACCCGCTTCGTGGCCAAACCACGATTACGTTCTCCATCGAGCGCGACACCCACGTGGCGTTGCGGGTCTTCAATACGCTTGGCCAACAGGTGGCAACACTGATTGATGCCCAGCTTCCCGCCGGGCGGCACAGCGTCCGGTTCAATCCGGCGGGGCTTCCTTCTGGCGCATATCATTACAGCCTTGTTGCCGGAAGCGAAGCATCTTCCGCACCGTTGATCTACCTGCCGTAA
- a CDS encoding ABC transporter ATP-binding protein has protein sequence MSNTITDQQEPRKRFSLRDSFASTRFVYRYLKPYRWKFFFSIVALLLSSGTSLAFPWLSGLLIGVATNASQHPGWTLEGVAALAFGILVAQSLFSFIRMYSISEVAERSLADLRRDLFARMIRMPMNFFNASRVGELSSRISVDINTIHTTLTTTTAELIRQTIIMIGGLGLIIYTSPRLTLLVLVPIPLIVAIAVGFGRAIRAGSKRVQDLYAQLNVTVEETLQGIAVVKGFTAEQRETERYQHQIADIVGVSLKVARSRGAFISFIIFILFGGITGVIWYGGTLVQTGQLSIGALATFILYAVFVGGAMGSFADLYSSIQRAVGASQRARELLLDEEIEALEREGEQAIHEGDIEFRNVRFRYATRPDIEVIRGISFAVPAGSSIAFVGASGGGKSTIAALLARLYEPESGIVAVGGRDAHSYPLGQYREAIGIVPQEITLFGGTIAENIGYGKEGATEAEITEAARLANAHDFITGFPEGYATIVGERGVRLSGGQRQRIAIARAIIKNPAILVLDEATSFLDAESEHAVQEALRRVMQGRTTVIIAHRLSTIRHAATVAVMAQGEIVELGTYAQLIAADGRFARLVRLQQQMGEDVLHEELIAP, from the coding sequence ATGAGCAACACCATTACCGACCAACAGGAGCCGCGCAAACGGTTCTCGCTGCGTGACTCCTTTGCCAGCACACGTTTCGTGTACCGCTACCTGAAACCCTACCGATGGAAATTTTTCTTTTCGATTGTGGCGTTGCTTCTTTCCTCCGGGACCAGCCTTGCCTTCCCGTGGCTTAGCGGGCTGCTGATTGGCGTTGCCACCAACGCAAGCCAGCATCCCGGGTGGACGCTGGAGGGGGTGGCGGCGTTGGCGTTTGGGATCTTGGTGGCGCAATCGCTCTTCAGTTTCATTCGGATGTACAGCATCAGCGAGGTGGCCGAGCGTTCCCTTGCGGACCTTCGCCGCGACCTGTTTGCGCGGATGATCCGGATGCCGATGAACTTCTTCAACGCCAGCCGTGTGGGTGAGCTTTCCAGCCGCATCAGCGTTGACATCAACACCATCCACACCACGCTTACCACCACCACTGCCGAGCTGATCCGCCAGACGATTATTATGATTGGCGGGCTTGGGCTTATCATCTACACCAGCCCACGGCTAACGCTGTTGGTGCTGGTCCCAATCCCCCTGATTGTTGCGATTGCCGTTGGGTTCGGGCGGGCAATCCGTGCCGGAAGCAAGCGGGTCCAGGACCTGTACGCCCAGCTGAATGTGACGGTGGAGGAAACGCTTCAAGGCATTGCCGTTGTGAAAGGCTTCACCGCCGAACAGCGCGAGACCGAACGCTACCAACACCAGATCGCCGACATTGTTGGCGTTTCGCTGAAGGTGGCGCGCTCCCGTGGGGCGTTTATCAGCTTTATCATCTTCATCCTGTTCGGCGGCATCACCGGGGTGATTTGGTACGGCGGGACGCTGGTGCAAACCGGCCAACTCTCCATTGGTGCGCTGGCCACGTTCATTTTGTACGCGGTGTTTGTTGGCGGGGCAATGGGGAGCTTTGCGGATTTGTACAGCTCGATCCAACGTGCGGTGGGGGCAAGCCAGCGGGCCAGAGAGTTGTTGCTGGATGAAGAGATTGAGGCGTTGGAACGTGAGGGGGAGCAAGCAATCCACGAGGGTGATATTGAGTTCCGCAACGTCCGGTTCCGCTACGCCACCCGCCCTGATATTGAGGTGATTCGGGGGATCAGTTTTGCGGTTCCGGCGGGTTCCAGCATTGCGTTTGTTGGCGCGTCGGGCGGGGGGAAAAGCACCATTGCGGCGTTGCTGGCACGGCTGTACGAGCCGGAAAGCGGGATCGTGGCGGTGGGGGGGCGCGACGCACACAGCTACCCGCTTGGCCAGTATCGCGAAGCCATTGGGATTGTCCCGCAGGAGATCACACTGTTTGGCGGAACGATTGCGGAGAACATCGGCTACGGGAAGGAAGGGGCAACCGAGGCAGAGATCACCGAGGCGGCACGGCTTGCCAACGCCCATGATTTCATCACCGGGTTTCCCGAAGGGTACGCGACGATTGTTGGGGAGCGTGGGGTGCGGCTATCGGGGGGGCAGCGCCAGCGGATTGCGATTGCGCGGGCAATCATCAAAAACCCAGCAATCTTGGTGCTGGACGAAGCCACCAGCTTCCTTGATGCCGAGTCGGAGCACGCCGTGCAGGAGGCATTGCGCCGGGTGATGCAGGGCCGCACAACCGTGATTATTGCTCACCGCTTAAGCACCATCCGCCACGCTGCAACGGTGGCGGTGATGGCGCAAGGGGAGATTGTTGAGCTTGGAACCTACGCCCAGCTTATCGCCGCCGACGGGCGTTTTGCGCGGCTGGTTCGGCTGCAACAACAGATGGGGGAGGATGTTTTGCACGAGGAGTTGATCGCGCCATAA
- a CDS encoding TolC family protein: MKLPRRLQILSAALLLSAASQLAAQTPGIPTTITIDQAVQIALDRNLEVERARIGVESAGARLTSAFGAFLPTVNLSAGYTKPLTSGDVVIQGTKIPGNQPDNILSANASTSVVLFNGFANSANYSAAQSSYDATLETLNKTRADIAFQARSTFLNALRAEQIMDVRKNDLEVAREQLARLKGLVEGGVGLMTSVYSQEAEVANGELALEQAITDATIARNTLKQLLNVSPLTELQLSNAGVAATIDTNEIARNRAAFRNVGELAKQQLEQRREVEAARLNIDAARFLVDASKGSYYPSLSATLGYSWQKVPEYSSDNADVSLNLSYSPFDGFRTSESVQLAQAQLKQSELELQQLQVQLNAELQQAIARLDGAERQLLAANKSVQASRQSRIAADERYKVGVGNYSDYLLANAQYLNAQINNVNAVFNYRLALYEVRYQLGQE, encoded by the coding sequence ATGAAACTGCCACGACGCTTACAAATCCTGAGTGCTGCATTGCTGCTATCGGCTGCGTCGCAGCTTGCTGCGCAGACCCCGGGGATCCCGACAACCATCACCATTGACCAAGCGGTGCAGATTGCCCTGGACCGCAACTTGGAGGTTGAGCGTGCGCGGATCGGTGTGGAATCGGCGGGGGCGCGGCTTACCAGCGCGTTCGGCGCGTTCCTTCCAACGGTGAACCTCTCGGCGGGCTACACCAAACCGCTTACCTCGGGCGATGTGGTGATTCAGGGGACGAAAATCCCTGGCAATCAGCCCGATAATATCCTGAGCGCGAACGCATCAACCAGCGTGGTGCTGTTCAACGGCTTTGCGAACTCCGCCAACTACAGCGCGGCCCAATCATCGTACGATGCCACGTTGGAAACCCTGAACAAAACCCGCGCCGACATTGCCTTCCAAGCCCGAAGCACCTTCCTGAACGCGCTTAGGGCCGAGCAGATTATGGACGTGCGGAAGAACGATCTGGAGGTTGCCCGCGAACAACTTGCACGGCTGAAAGGCTTGGTGGAAGGGGGCGTTGGGCTGATGACCAGCGTCTATTCCCAGGAAGCAGAGGTTGCCAATGGTGAGCTTGCGCTGGAGCAAGCAATCACCGATGCCACCATCGCCAGGAACACCCTGAAGCAGCTGCTGAACGTTTCGCCACTTACCGAACTTCAGCTTTCCAACGCAGGGGTTGCCGCCACGATTGACACAAACGAGATTGCCCGCAACCGCGCAGCGTTCCGCAACGTTGGCGAGCTTGCCAAACAGCAGTTGGAACAACGGCGCGAAGTAGAGGCCGCCCGGCTGAACATTGATGCCGCCCGGTTCTTGGTGGACGCTTCCAAAGGGAGCTATTACCCAAGCCTTTCGGCAACGCTGGGCTACAGCTGGCAGAAGGTCCCGGAGTACAGCTCCGACAATGCCGACGTTAGCCTGAACCTGAGTTACTCACCGTTTGATGGATTCCGCACCAGCGAGTCGGTGCAGCTTGCCCAGGCGCAGCTGAAGCAATCGGAGCTTGAGCTGCAACAGCTGCAGGTCCAACTGAACGCCGAGCTTCAGCAAGCGATTGCCCGGCTGGACGGGGCCGAGCGGCAGCTGCTGGCGGCAAACAAATCGGTGCAGGCATCGCGCCAAAGTCGCATCGCCGCCGACGAACGCTACAAGGTTGGCGTTGGCAATTACAGCGATTACCTTCTGGCAAACGCCCAATATCTGAACGCCCAAATCAACAACGTCAACGCGGTGTTCAACTACCGCCTTGCCTTGTACGAAGTCCGCTACCAATTGGGCCAGGAATAA
- a CDS encoding 2-oxoisovalerate dehydrogenase, with protein MNASRTKAKGKGGGKSPAAVAASAPAKSVEAVASAANGASAPSIAHRPDNATLLGWYRLMHLGRILDEKAANYLKQAKGWSYHAPCAGHEGIQLALGLAFRQGHDFLFPYYRDLMTALAAGITPYEIILNGLSKDGDVAGGGRHMSNHFAKPSINIQNVSSCTGNHAPQAVGLAKAVKYYNSDSIVFYSGGESACAEGYFYEAVNGATHGKLPVVFVIQNNRYGISVPLHDAMANQVVSDNFKGFPNMKIVEVDGTDVIDSWRGLQEAMEYVKSGAGAAMVHADCARIGSHSNSDRHELYRSPEELAEAKSRDPLKKLRTLIVAEGIATDDELKALEKENKTEMLDAADKAEATPDPSPESYKDFFLPEPYNATENRTAAGEEMTLLQALNETMKQEFRHNPDTFIWGQDVANKEKGGIFNVTKGMQQEFGYARVHNAPIAEDYIVGSANGFSRFNDNIRMLVEGAEFADYFWPAMEQTVEMGHEYWRTRGQFSPNVTIRIASGGYITGGLYHSQTIEATLQSLPGMRVVYPAFADDAAGLLRTCLRSRGMNIFLEPKYLYNHAWAKTVVPNGFEVPFGVARTRREGKHLAIITYGNAVHLSLQAAEKLAAEGIEAEVLDLRTIRPMDVGAIMAAVRKTSRALVAHEDHITGGVAGEIIATIMGECFSHLDAPVMRVGSKDTPVGFSPVLEKAILLNADDIYQTAKKVVAF; from the coding sequence ATGAACGCAAGTCGGACAAAAGCCAAAGGAAAAGGGGGAGGGAAATCCCCTGCTGCGGTGGCGGCTTCGGCCCCAGCCAAAAGCGTAGAAGCTGTTGCCAGCGCAGCCAACGGGGCTAGCGCGCCAAGCATTGCGCACCGCCCCGATAACGCCACACTGCTTGGATGGTATCGCCTGATGCACTTGGGCCGAATCCTTGATGAAAAAGCCGCCAACTACCTGAAGCAAGCAAAGGGCTGGAGCTATCACGCGCCATGCGCCGGCCACGAAGGGATTCAGCTTGCGTTGGGGCTTGCCTTCCGGCAGGGGCATGACTTCCTGTTCCCCTACTACCGCGACCTGATGACCGCGCTTGCTGCGGGGATCACCCCGTACGAGATTATCCTGAACGGATTGTCCAAAGATGGCGACGTTGCCGGCGGTGGGCGGCATATGTCGAACCACTTCGCCAAGCCCTCGATCAACATCCAGAACGTCTCAAGCTGCACCGGCAACCACGCGCCGCAAGCGGTGGGGCTGGCCAAAGCCGTGAAGTACTACAACTCCGATTCCATTGTCTTCTATTCCGGCGGCGAATCGGCTTGCGCCGAGGGCTATTTCTACGAAGCGGTCAACGGCGCAACGCATGGCAAGCTGCCGGTGGTGTTCGTGATCCAGAATAACCGCTACGGCATCTCGGTCCCGCTGCACGACGCAATGGCCAACCAAGTGGTCAGCGACAATTTCAAGGGCTTCCCCAACATGAAGATTGTTGAGGTTGATGGAACCGACGTGATTGATTCGTGGCGCGGGTTGCAGGAGGCGATGGAGTATGTGAAATCGGGAGCCGGCGCGGCGATGGTCCATGCCGATTGCGCCCGCATCGGGTCGCACTCCAACAGCGACCGCCACGAACTGTACCGCTCCCCCGAAGAACTTGCCGAAGCCAAATCGCGTGACCCGCTGAAAAAGCTGCGCACGCTGATTGTTGCCGAAGGAATCGCCACCGACGATGAGTTGAAGGCCCTGGAGAAGGAGAACAAAACGGAGATGCTGGACGCTGCCGACAAGGCCGAGGCAACCCCCGACCCGTCGCCGGAATCGTACAAAGACTTCTTCCTCCCGGAACCTTACAACGCCACGGAAAACCGCACCGCAGCCGGCGAGGAGATGACCCTGCTGCAGGCGTTGAACGAGACGATGAAGCAAGAATTCCGCCACAACCCCGACACGTTCATCTGGGGCCAGGATGTGGCGAACAAGGAGAAAGGGGGAATCTTCAACGTCACCAAAGGGATGCAGCAGGAGTTCGGCTACGCCCGGGTCCACAACGCGCCGATTGCCGAAGATTACATCGTTGGCTCGGCCAACGGATTCAGCCGCTTCAACGACAACATCCGGATGCTGGTGGAAGGGGCCGAGTTCGCCGATTACTTCTGGCCGGCAATGGAGCAAACGGTGGAGATGGGCCATGAGTATTGGCGCACACGCGGCCAGTTCTCGCCGAACGTCACCATCCGCATTGCTTCCGGCGGCTACATCACCGGCGGGCTGTACCACTCGCAGACAATCGAGGCAACGTTGCAATCGCTTCCTGGGATGCGCGTGGTCTATCCCGCCTTTGCCGACGATGCCGCAGGGCTGTTGCGCACCTGCCTCCGTTCGCGTGGGATGAACATCTTCCTGGAGCCAAAATATCTGTACAACCATGCTTGGGCAAAGACGGTTGTTCCCAATGGATTCGAGGTTCCGTTTGGCGTGGCGCGCACCCGCCGCGAAGGGAAGCACTTGGCGATCATCACCTACGGCAACGCCGTCCACCTGTCGCTTCAAGCGGCGGAGAAGTTGGCGGCTGAGGGGATTGAGGCCGAGGTGTTGGACCTGCGCACCATCCGCCCAATGGATGTTGGGGCAATCATGGCCGCGGTCCGGAAAACCAGCCGTGCGTTGGTTGCCCACGAGGATCACATCACCGGCGGGGTGGCCGGGGAAATTATCGCCACCATCATGGGGGAATGCTTCAGCCACTTGGATGCCCCGGTAATGCGCGTTGGAAGCAAGGACACCCCCGTTGGGTTCTCGCCAGTGTTGGAAAAAGCAATTCTGCTGAATGCCGACGACATCTACCAAACAGCGAAAAAAGTGGTTGCGTTCTAA